In a single window of the Podospora pseudocomata strain CBS 415.72m chromosome 2 map unlocalized CBS415.72m_2, whole genome shotgun sequence genome:
- a CDS encoding uncharacterized protein (COG:Q; EggNog:ENOG503NWV6), translated as MDIVNRSFASVLPEGRSLPAGGIDSSTFQFSSSIATAILCGLTLWYWWAITKAKASRDFIDGNYNFDAPIIGPKNAVLGRLAFFRNGPKYIAEGYAKYKDTFFKVSGNDLLIVPNKYLQELASMPPEKLSLNTAIVDAFQRLHSITNVITDHSLQTRMLNARLTPRLGLQVPAVQEQFKKYLPVELPANSTTEWTSINALHLARRMVHRGVATQFVDELKENEEYIQAAINYSEHGFKHNFALRLFPDFFKPIAAQFSPTSWGVDAALRKARKMLIPLIQKRRVLEKDPDYKKPEDFLQYLMDGGIAEGDSDEITVQRLMVTYLGSGPSTIIAVAQLLFDLCVHSEYVEVLREEIIQVLTEHNGFTHTALAEMKKLDSFMRESQRHSPPTLLGFNAIVRSDIVLHDGVVLPNGCHIQMATYAIGMDPEKNGPDPEKFDGLRQYNKRKFPGQEKIHRFTTTADNNLHFGHGKIVCPGRFFADHSMKMIAANILLRYDLQFPGGKKERPGNTSMYDVLIPDLGTCVEFRLREDAGRWNW; from the exons ATGGATATCGTCAACAGGTCCTTCGCCAGTGTACTCCCAGAGGGTAGATCACTGCCCGCCGGGGGCATtgactcctccaccttccaaTTCTCATCTTCCATTGCAACTGCCATCCTCTGTGGCCTCACACTCTGGTACTGGTGGGCAATCACCAAGGCAAAGGCCTCCCGGGACTTCATCGACGGCAATTACAACTTCGATGCCCCCATCATCGGTCCCAAAAATGCTGTCCTGGGCCGTCTAGCCTTCTTCCGCAATGGCCCAAAGTACATCGCCGAGGGCTATGCCAAGTACAAAGACACCTTCTTCAAGGTATCGGGCAATGATCTGCTGATCGTCCCCAACAAGTACCTCCAGGAGCTGGCCTCCATGCCCCCTGAGAAGCTCTCTCTCAACACCGCCATCGTGGACGCCTTCCAGCGCCTCCACTCCATCACCAATGTCATCACCGACCACAGTCTCCAAACTCGCATGCTCAATGCTCGTCTCACCCCCAGACTGGGTCTCCAAGTGCCGGCAGTCCAGGAGCAGTTCAAGAAGTACCTTCCCGTCGAACTCCCTGCGAATTCCACCACAGAATGGACCAGCATCAACGCCCTTCACTTGGCCAGGAGAATGGTCCACCGCGGAGTAGCCACCCAGTTCGTCgacgagctcaaggagaacgAAGAGTATATCCAGGCCGCCATCAACTACTCGGAACACGGTTTCAAGCACAATTTTGCCCTTCGTCTCTTCCCCGACTTTTTCAAGCCGATTGCCGCCCAGTTCTCTCCAACTTCATGGGGTGTTGACGCCGCACTCCGCAAGGCCAGAAAGATgctcatccccctcatccagaaGCGTCGCGTCCTCGAAAAGGATCCTGACTATAAGAAGCCAGAGGACTTCTTGCAGTACCTCATGGACGGCGGCATTGCCGAAGGCGATAGCGACGAGATCACCGTCCAGAGATTGATGGTGACGTATCTCGGTTCCGGCCCATCCACCATCATTGCCGTGGCCCAGCTCCTGTTTGATCTCTGCGTGCACAGCGAGTACGTCGAGgtgctgagggaggagattaTCCAAGTCTTGACTGAACACAACGGGTTTACTCACACCGCCCTGGCCGAgatgaagaagctggacAGCTTTATGCGTGAATCGCAGAGGCACAGTCCGCCTACTCTTT TGGGCTTCAACGCCATAGTCCGCTCCGACATCGTCCTCCACGACGGTGTCGTTCTCCCCAACGGCTGCCACATCCAAATGGCCACCTACGCCATCGGCATGGACCCGGAGAAGAACGGCCCCGACCCCGAGAAGTTTGATGGTTTGCGTCAGTACAACAAGCGGAAGTTCCCAGGCCAGGAGAAGATCCACCGGTTTACTACTACTGCTGACAACAACCTCCATTTCGGGCACGGCAAGATTGTGTGCCCGGGGAGGTTTTTTGCTGATCACTCGATGAAGATGATTGCGGCGAACATTCTGTTGAGATATGACTTGCAGTTCCccggggggaagaaggagaggccGGGGAATACGAGTATGTATGATGTGTTGATTCCGGACTTGGGAACGTGTGTTGAGTttaggttgagggaggatgcGGGGAGGTGGAATTGGTAG
- the PMP3_1 gene encoding plasma membrane proteolipid Pmp3 (EggNog:ENOG503P6N2; COG:S) — MPFTGSDICKIIFAVLLPPLGVFLERGCGADLLINLLLTILGYIPGIVHALYIICKY; from the exons atgcCTTTCACCGGTTCTGACATCTGCAAGATCATCTTCGCCGTCTtgctccctcctcttggAGTTTTCCTCGAGCGCGGCTGCGGTGCTGACCTTTtgatcaacctcctcttgaCGATCCTTGGT TACATCCCCGGCATCGTCCACGCCCTCTACATCATTTGCAAATACTAG